One window of the Chitinophaga niabensis genome contains the following:
- a CDS encoding mechanosensitive ion channel family protein produces MVTDQATYNKKKFRNEILIFIVKLVLYFGVLYVNLTQHNYFEKYNWLGRTANALSLFLGANILISIGWIVLISWYLRKNRLQRLTRDNFVLGLNRISSVLNTVVFLVALMNFTGLNLKETFFSLSIAAAAFALLTKEYVANMINGLIIMFSDQLSLGDQIRVGEYKGKVLDITLINVVLQNDDDDIVLIPNSVIFSSMVLNQSKQNIKKLTIEFELDLKYQSSPDMLERELKASLRPYASNITENSFSLKILEIKKDLVHYKVQFLIPRPDKETERKMRRMLINTILSFSGREINEQENAD; encoded by the coding sequence ATGGTAACAGATCAGGCTACTTATAACAAGAAGAAGTTCAGGAATGAGATCCTTATTTTTATAGTCAAACTGGTATTGTATTTCGGCGTGCTGTATGTAAATCTGACCCAGCATAACTACTTCGAAAAATACAACTGGCTGGGCAGGACGGCGAATGCGCTGTCTCTGTTCCTGGGTGCTAATATCCTTATCTCCATCGGATGGATCGTACTGATCTCCTGGTACCTCAGAAAGAACCGCCTGCAGCGGCTTACAAGGGATAACTTTGTATTGGGGCTGAACCGCATTTCCTCTGTACTCAATACCGTTGTTTTCCTGGTGGCCCTCATGAATTTCACGGGGCTGAACCTGAAAGAAACTTTCTTTAGTCTTAGTATCGCTGCGGCAGCCTTTGCCCTTTTAACCAAAGAGTATGTGGCGAATATGATCAATGGTTTAATTATCATGTTCTCCGATCAGCTTTCCCTGGGAGACCAGATCAGGGTGGGAGAGTACAAGGGAAAGGTGCTGGACATTACATTGATCAATGTGGTATTGCAGAATGATGATGATGATATTGTGCTGATCCCGAATTCCGTGATCTTTTCCTCCATGGTGCTGAACCAGAGCAAACAGAACATTAAAAAGCTAACGATAGAATTTGAACTGGACCTTAAGTACCAGTCGTCTCCGGACATGCTGGAAAGAGAGTTGAAGGCCTCTCTACGCCCTTACGCCAGTAATATTACGGAGAACAGTTTTTCGCTGAAGATCCTGGAGATCAAAAAAGACCTGGTACATTACAAGGTGCAGTTCCTGATTCCGCGCCCTGATAAGGAAACAGAACGTAAGATGCGCAGGATGCTGATCAATACTATTCTTTCTTTCTCCGGCCGTGAAATAAACGAGCAGGAAAATGCAGATTGA
- a CDS encoding glycosyl hydrolase family 95 catalytic domain-containing protein — protein MMKYLFTFLVAAAYTLPLTAQLKPSHNLSFPSLAKRWDEAMPLGNGVLGALVWEKNGRLRFSLDRVDLWDEREALHLDKYSFKWVEEQVLKKQYDTVQRALDEPYEASAYPTKLPGAALEFDISSFGGVQSNVLDLATALNIVKFRNGTEMITHVYANEPMGRFTFSNITDKEWEPQLLIPNYNTGASGTTANSVEGLGLEKLGYAKGTVTKTPGRIIYHQPISEGKYYEVMVWWEHFPGNNVIGKWTISNNKPAIDMLRNETATWGKHTTWWADYWKSSAISIPDTLLEKQYYREMYKLGSVAQTGAPAISLQAVWTADNGNLPPWKGDFHNDLNTQLSYWPAYTGNHLKEAATFTDWLWKTRAANKKMTQQYFAVEGLNVPGVETISGYPMGGWIQYSLSPTVGAWVSQHFYWQWKYSMDAQLLKEKVYPYLHETATFLENITRLENGKRKLPISSSPEYHDNSIKAWYLNWTNYDLSLAHFLFTAAAEVSAAAGKAAEAKHWKSVLSQLPALDANETGLTVAPGENLGSSHRHFSPYMAIYPLALLEDKTVIKNSLRHIEKLGTRAWVGYSFTWLASIYARANEADSAVKQLQIFASNFCSPNSFHLNGDQQDGQYSSFTYRPFTLEGNFAFAQGIHELLLRTRSGVIEIFPAVPDSWKNISFTSLRAEGAFLVDAEKKNGEIVKVKILSEKNNTLKLRLPDGVVSEYKMTAGQMKEFDFKK, from the coding sequence ATGATGAAGTACCTGTTTACTTTTCTCGTAGCGGCAGCTTATACCCTGCCCCTGACGGCACAACTAAAGCCATCACATAATTTATCTTTCCCATCATTAGCCAAACGCTGGGACGAAGCCATGCCATTGGGTAACGGCGTATTAGGCGCACTGGTCTGGGAAAAGAACGGCCGTCTCCGTTTTTCATTGGACCGGGTAGACCTCTGGGATGAAAGAGAAGCCCTGCACCTGGATAAATACTCCTTCAAATGGGTAGAAGAACAGGTACTAAAGAAACAATACGATACCGTACAACGTGCGCTGGATGAACCTTACGAAGCATCCGCCTACCCTACAAAATTACCGGGAGCGGCACTTGAATTTGATATCAGTTCATTCGGAGGCGTACAATCCAATGTACTGGACCTGGCCACAGCACTCAATATTGTGAAATTCAGGAACGGCACAGAGATGATCACACATGTGTATGCAAATGAACCTATGGGCAGGTTCACCTTCAGCAACATTACCGACAAGGAATGGGAACCACAATTACTGATACCGAATTATAATACCGGCGCAAGTGGTACTACAGCCAATAGTGTAGAGGGGCTCGGTCTGGAAAAACTGGGTTATGCAAAAGGCACGGTTACCAAAACCCCTGGCAGGATCATCTATCATCAACCCATCAGTGAAGGAAAATATTATGAAGTAATGGTATGGTGGGAACATTTCCCCGGTAACAATGTGATCGGCAAATGGACCATTTCCAATAATAAACCAGCCATCGATATGCTGCGGAACGAAACGGCCACATGGGGTAAACACACAACCTGGTGGGCTGATTACTGGAAAAGTTCCGCCATCAGTATTCCGGATACCCTGCTTGAAAAGCAATACTACCGTGAAATGTATAAACTGGGATCAGTAGCACAAACAGGCGCTCCCGCAATTTCACTCCAGGCAGTATGGACGGCAGACAATGGAAACCTCCCTCCCTGGAAAGGCGATTTTCATAATGATCTCAACACCCAGCTAAGTTACTGGCCCGCCTACACGGGTAATCACCTGAAAGAAGCTGCCACCTTTACAGACTGGTTATGGAAAACCCGCGCCGCCAATAAGAAAATGACGCAACAATACTTTGCAGTGGAAGGATTAAATGTTCCCGGTGTAGAAACCATCAGCGGTTATCCCATGGGTGGATGGATCCAATACTCTCTCTCTCCCACCGTTGGGGCCTGGGTTTCCCAGCATTTTTACTGGCAATGGAAATACTCCATGGATGCACAGTTGCTGAAAGAGAAAGTATATCCTTATCTCCATGAAACCGCTACTTTCTTAGAGAATATTACCCGCCTTGAAAATGGGAAACGCAAACTTCCCATAAGTTCCAGCCCTGAATACCACGATAACAGCATCAAAGCATGGTACCTCAACTGGACGAATTATGATCTCTCCCTCGCGCATTTCCTTTTTACGGCAGCCGCAGAAGTGAGCGCTGCAGCAGGCAAAGCAGCGGAAGCTAAACACTGGAAAAGCGTTCTTTCACAACTGCCTGCATTAGATGCCAATGAAACCGGCTTAACTGTAGCACCCGGTGAAAACCTTGGTTCTTCTCATCGTCATTTCTCGCCTTATATGGCCATATACCCGTTAGCGTTATTGGAGGATAAAACAGTGATCAAAAACAGCTTACGACATATAGAAAAGCTGGGCACCCGTGCCTGGGTAGGTTATTCCTTTACCTGGCTGGCCAGCATTTATGCAAGGGCCAATGAAGCAGACAGCGCTGTAAAACAGTTGCAGATCTTTGCCTCCAACTTCTGTTCCCCCAATAGTTTCCACCTGAACGGTGATCAGCAAGACGGCCAGTATTCCAGTTTCACTTATCGCCCCTTTACACTGGAAGGCAATTTTGCTTTTGCGCAGGGTATACATGAATTGCTGCTGCGCACCAGGAGTGGCGTAATAGAAATATTCCCTGCAGTACCTGATAGCTGGAAGAACATCAGCTTTACCAGTCTTAGAGCTGAAGGGGCTTTCCTGGTAGATGCAGAAAAGAAAAATGGCGAAATAGTCAAAGTAAAGATCCTTTCAGAAAAGAATAATACCCTGAAGCTCAGGCTCCCGGATGGTGTTGTTTCTGAGTATAAAATGACAGCAGGCCAGATGAAGGAATTTGATTTTAAGAAATAG
- a CDS encoding alpha/beta hydrolase, whose amino-acid sequence MVTDFSWQFSGTHFHGITWQPERFSHVMIMIHGIGEHVGRYGHVAEFFQQEGYLVTGIDHFGHGGSDGKRGAAKKLEEIFDYLQGFIQYVQEAYQVPVVLYGHSMGGGILTGLLLHRQPDVLAAIISGPAYIVGSKPNAFLRGVLKVGATLFPQVRVTPGLDIHQISHDQKEVEKFQQDPLRHDKASLRLMDILVSNGAWCLEHADRLTVPSLLIHGNADTFTSVEGSRLFAERAPKKLLTYKEWDGFYHELHNEPGKIEVLQFIAGWLSHFAS is encoded by the coding sequence ATGGTAACCGATTTCTCCTGGCAATTTTCCGGCACACACTTCCATGGTATCACCTGGCAACCTGAACGGTTCAGTCATGTGATGATCATGATCCACGGCATTGGCGAACATGTTGGCCGTTATGGCCATGTAGCAGAATTCTTCCAGCAGGAAGGATACCTCGTTACCGGTATCGACCATTTCGGTCATGGAGGAAGTGATGGCAAACGCGGTGCCGCGAAAAAACTGGAAGAGATCTTCGATTACCTGCAAGGGTTCATTCAATATGTACAGGAAGCTTATCAGGTGCCTGTTGTATTATATGGGCATAGTATGGGAGGAGGCATCCTCACTGGTTTGCTGTTACACCGTCAGCCGGATGTACTGGCTGCTATTATATCGGGCCCTGCATACATTGTGGGCAGTAAACCCAATGCTTTCCTGAGAGGTGTATTGAAAGTAGGCGCTACCTTATTTCCGCAGGTACGTGTAACCCCGGGGCTGGATATCCACCAGATCTCCCATGATCAGAAAGAAGTAGAGAAATTCCAGCAGGACCCGCTCCGGCATGATAAAGCCAGTCTCCGCCTCATGGACATTCTCGTATCCAATGGCGCCTGGTGCCTGGAACATGCAGATCGCCTAACTGTGCCTTCTCTCTTAATCCATGGAAATGCGGATACTTTCACCAGCGTGGAAGGCTCCCGCCTGTTTGCAGAACGAGCACCCAAAAAACTGCTTACTTATAAGGAATGGGATGGCTTCTATCATGAATTACATAATGAGCCGGGGAAAATAGAAGTACTGCAGTTTATTGCAGGCTGGCTGAGCCATTTTGCATCATGA
- a CDS encoding 2OG-Fe(II) oxygenase, translating into MKLENINWQAVTEAMHAQGYAVVKDVLTAKECDGLVKAYNEPEHYRKTISMERYRFGQGEYKYFSYPLPPLIQQLREQVYPQLAPIANDWMRVLKIPTVYPAEFEALQAVCREHQQTQPTVLILQYGRGGHNTLHQDLYGDFFFPFQLVVCLSEDYTGGEFVLIEQRPRAQSKAIVLRPGKGDMVIFTTNFRPAKSTTGYYRANMKHGVSEVRNGSRYTLGVIFHDAK; encoded by the coding sequence ATGAAACTGGAAAACATCAACTGGCAGGCTGTAACTGAAGCCATGCATGCACAGGGATATGCTGTAGTGAAGGATGTGCTTACTGCTAAAGAATGCGATGGGCTTGTGAAAGCATACAATGAACCGGAACACTACAGGAAAACGATCTCCATGGAGCGTTACCGTTTTGGACAGGGAGAATACAAATACTTCTCTTATCCATTGCCACCGCTTATTCAGCAGCTCCGGGAACAGGTGTATCCTCAACTCGCACCCATTGCAAACGACTGGATGCGGGTATTGAAGATCCCTACTGTATATCCTGCAGAATTCGAAGCATTACAGGCTGTTTGCAGAGAACATCAGCAGACGCAGCCAACGGTACTGATCCTGCAATATGGCAGGGGAGGGCATAACACGCTGCACCAGGACCTTTATGGAGACTTTTTCTTTCCTTTCCAGCTGGTAGTGTGTTTGTCTGAAGACTATACAGGTGGTGAATTTGTGCTGATAGAGCAAAGGCCCCGCGCGCAATCAAAGGCTATTGTGCTCAGGCCCGGGAAAGGAGATATGGTGATCTTCACGACCAACTTCAGGCCGGCGAAAAGCACGACAGGCTATTACAGGGCGAATATGAAACATGGGGTGAGTGAAGTGAGGAATGGCAGCCGTTATACTTTAGGGGTTATTTTTCATGACGCAAAGTGA
- a CDS encoding mechanosensitive ion channel family protein: MPRIILLLLLYTSSAIAQQKSDSAIVNTPSSWIQREISFMNKLELSSEYEVDTIALQKEISRLAITLTLMERDFYTQVHALNLRTIYDIKMEVGAITRKVRKWQQRMRRWNDEMAGKTLQIEKITSEIKYFTEHGDSLLKESYAKEIDYLQWRHDRAIGNASRILKLYTTVEDSLNIFSGRAYDLYDDADEVLTRREMYLLHRDLPPIWKATPADYAASFTSTVKTTFLQTLENLRFYAENSLSRIVLFRILIFLLCLVPLRMFKKKKEKDHRLMFLSKYPSLSSTIMGMVLAPFIFIDAPYAFLEMIFISLTALVGYLTWKEHPYLNKKAFFILIFSFLLLMLLNFFITATLVGRIIFSLSVLLLLPLWIFYKEIPGYPIKRKKAMQAFIIIIAAHIALGAGLTITGNYTLGKSLILVAFDTVILSMMFYIAVHALLDYLLILIDLFNGRSEHIRINGQLVYDHLRPLFIFISVVLILIGYLINTNLYEIVMTEFRDFFTEPRFIGDGQFTFGSVAIFLGSVFLAFYIAGILRNMVGAREDSKEHRKSNIGSYLLLGRFLLICGGFFVGVVASGVSLSNFTIVLGAVGVGIGFGLQNIASNLLSGIIIVFEKPFVVGDRLEISNELGRVKEIGLRATRLAIIDGSEVLIPNGKLLANDLKNWTLTNNLRRLELQVPTDQDVNHAQVIGLIQQAFSEIPEIIKTSPNYAVVSGVVEDMLVFTLHFWVEDSENRIIMKGKVLGRIHELFKEHHISYPRRDVWINPEQ, from the coding sequence ATGCCCCGGATCATCCTGTTACTCCTGTTATACACCTCGTCTGCAATAGCGCAGCAGAAGTCGGACTCTGCCATCGTCAATACGCCATCCTCCTGGATCCAGCGGGAGATCAGTTTTATGAACAAACTGGAACTCTCCAGTGAATATGAAGTGGACACTATTGCCCTGCAAAAGGAGATCTCCCGGCTGGCCATCACCCTCACACTCATGGAGCGCGATTTCTACACCCAGGTACATGCCCTGAACCTCCGCACCATTTATGATATCAAAATGGAAGTAGGCGCTATCACCCGAAAAGTGAGGAAGTGGCAGCAGCGCATGCGCAGATGGAATGATGAAATGGCAGGGAAAACATTACAAATAGAAAAGATCACCAGCGAAATAAAATACTTTACAGAACATGGCGATTCCCTCTTAAAGGAATCCTATGCAAAAGAAATAGACTACCTCCAATGGCGGCACGACAGGGCCATTGGTAATGCATCCCGCATCCTCAAACTCTATACAACCGTAGAAGACAGCCTGAACATCTTCAGCGGCAGAGCCTATGACCTCTATGACGATGCCGATGAAGTGCTCACCCGCAGGGAAATGTACCTCCTGCACCGCGACCTTCCTCCCATCTGGAAAGCCACGCCGGCAGATTATGCTGCCTCCTTCACCAGCACGGTTAAAACCACCTTCCTGCAAACGCTGGAAAACCTCCGTTTCTATGCAGAAAACTCCCTGAGCCGCATTGTATTGTTCAGGATCCTGATCTTCCTGCTTTGCCTCGTTCCGCTGCGGATGTTTAAAAAGAAAAAGGAGAAAGACCATCGTTTAATGTTCCTCAGCAAATACCCTTCTCTTTCCTCCACCATCATGGGAATGGTACTGGCACCCTTTATTTTCATTGATGCACCATATGCTTTCCTGGAAATGATCTTCATCAGCTTAACTGCGCTGGTAGGATACCTTACCTGGAAGGAACATCCTTATCTCAATAAAAAAGCTTTCTTCATACTGATCTTCTCCTTCCTGCTGCTGATGCTGCTGAACTTCTTTATAACGGCCACCCTGGTAGGAAGGATCATTTTCAGCCTGTCTGTCTTACTGCTGCTGCCGCTTTGGATCTTCTACAAAGAGATCCCGGGTTATCCCATCAAACGAAAAAAAGCCATGCAGGCGTTCATCATTATCATAGCCGCACATATTGCCCTGGGTGCAGGATTAACCATCACCGGAAATTATACCCTGGGCAAATCCCTGATACTCGTAGCATTCGACACGGTGATCCTTAGTATGATGTTCTACATCGCAGTGCATGCATTACTGGATTACCTCCTTATACTAATTGATCTCTTTAACGGCCGTAGCGAACATATCCGCATCAATGGCCAGCTCGTATATGACCATCTTCGCCCACTGTTCATTTTTATCTCCGTAGTCCTGATCCTGATCGGTTACCTCATCAATACCAATCTCTATGAAATAGTAATGACGGAGTTCAGGGACTTCTTCACCGAACCGCGCTTTATCGGAGACGGGCAATTTACGTTCGGCAGTGTTGCCATTTTCCTGGGCAGTGTGTTCCTTGCTTTCTACATTGCGGGCATCCTGCGGAATATGGTAGGTGCCCGGGAAGACAGTAAGGAGCATCGTAAAAGCAATATCGGGAGTTACCTGCTGCTGGGGCGTTTTCTGCTTATCTGTGGTGGTTTCTTTGTGGGAGTTGTAGCATCGGGGGTTTCTCTTTCCAACTTCACCATCGTACTCGGTGCTGTGGGTGTAGGCATTGGTTTTGGTTTGCAGAACATTGCCAGCAACCTTTTGTCCGGGATCATTATCGTATTTGAAAAACCTTTTGTGGTGGGAGACAGACTGGAAATATCCAACGAGCTGGGCAGGGTGAAGGAAATAGGTTTGCGTGCCACACGCCTCGCTATTATAGACGGGTCAGAGGTCTTAATCCCTAACGGCAAATTGCTCGCCAACGATCTCAAGAACTGGACGCTCACTAATAACCTCCGCAGGCTGGAATTACAGGTACCTACTGACCAGGATGTGAATCATGCACAGGTGATAGGCCTGATACAACAGGCTTTCTCAGAGATCCCGGAGATCATTAAAACCTCTCCTAATTACGCCGTTGTATCCGGCGTGGTGGAAGATATGCTGGTATTCACACTACATTTCTGGGTGGAGGATTCTGAGAACAGGATTATCATGAAGGGAAAGGTCCTGGGCAGGATCCATGAGTTGTTCAAGGAACATCATATTTCTTATCCCAGGAGAGATGTATGGATCAATCCGGAACAGTGA
- a CDS encoding polysaccharide deacetylase family protein, with product MKTALFAITCLLLFSSFNSKLPIKYIYLTFDDGPLKGSENIDSVILAERLKISVFLVGEHVEESRKFMGYYNMYEQNHFVESYNHSFTHAHNKYKEFYSNAQNVLADIEKNEQALHLRFKIVRLPGRNMWRIGSRVKDDGSSGKDAADLLAANGFSLIGWDLEWQHKDSDATPIQTVDQMTKEIETRLITGDHLVVLLHDEMFQKKWEESELHQLIDNLRKHENYVFEHVRFYPRK from the coding sequence ATGAAAACAGCCCTCTTTGCTATTACCTGCCTGCTGCTTTTTTCTTCTTTCAACAGCAAGCTCCCCATTAAATATATCTACCTTACTTTTGATGACGGCCCTTTAAAAGGAAGTGAGAACATCGACAGCGTAATTCTCGCGGAACGTTTAAAGATCAGTGTATTCCTGGTGGGAGAACATGTGGAAGAAAGCAGGAAATTCATGGGGTATTATAACATGTATGAGCAAAATCATTTCGTAGAATCCTATAACCATAGCTTCACGCATGCGCATAATAAGTACAAGGAATTTTACAGCAATGCGCAGAATGTATTGGCAGATATTGAGAAGAATGAACAGGCCCTGCATCTCCGCTTTAAGATAGTAAGACTTCCGGGCAGAAATATGTGGCGCATAGGTTCCCGGGTTAAAGATGATGGCTCCAGTGGCAAAGATGCTGCAGATCTGCTGGCTGCTAACGGTTTTTCCCTGATCGGCTGGGACCTGGAATGGCAGCATAAAGATTCAGATGCAACCCCCATCCAGACTGTAGATCAGATGACGAAGGAGATTGAAACCCGGCTGATCACAGGGGATCACCTGGTGGTATTACTACATGATGAAATGTTCCAGAAGAAATGGGAAGAAAGTGAATTACATCAGCTGATCGATAACCTCCGGAAGCATGAGAACTATGTGTTTGAACATGTGCGGTTTTATCCCCGCAAATGA
- the xseB gene encoding exodeoxyribonuclease VII small subunit gives MEKTLTYEDAYNELAQISREIETESVTVDILAEKVKRASELITYCQAKLRATEKEVNKIIANMEGGNK, from the coding sequence ATGGAAAAGACTTTAACATATGAGGATGCCTATAATGAGCTGGCACAGATCTCAAGGGAAATAGAAACAGAATCCGTAACGGTGGATATATTAGCGGAAAAGGTGAAACGCGCATCGGAACTGATCACGTATTGTCAGGCGAAACTGCGGGCTACGGAGAAGGAGGTGAATAAGATCATTGCTAATATGGAGGGCGGGAATAAGTGA
- the xseA gene encoding exodeoxyribonuclease VII large subunit has product MQSPSTNHIRLSELNGRINAVINDAFGAATFWVIADITNHTFRAQKNYHNFELVEKDPNSSNIIARISGKAWGTGSDSITHFERITGQRFTNNIHVLLHVAVQYHPVYGLQVNVLDVDPNFTLGMLEQQRQATLEKLVQENQPFIQRSGDRYITRNNQLALPVVIQKIAVISSRTSAGNEDFAHTLLNNPYRYQFSLDYYYTVVQGESNARQFFDKLLEVFNSKIAYDAVVIIRGGGAQTDFLIFDNYDIGRAIARFPIPVITGIGHQKNETIADLMAHTPTKTPTKAAEFILAHNREFEEGLLSFQQNIIIRSQQIFSFHFQNLSAIQQDTIVAAKTILFNHQNTLNNISAQVISSPRVILYNRLSDIEHIVSNIKTFKTLYLKNQLGYLGHYTSLIKMMAPDNILKKGFAILKTNDKITSDPDDLKVGQDVEIILMDTQITSTVKQKTKYDGKDFNI; this is encoded by the coding sequence ATGCAATCACCCTCTACAAATCATATAAGACTATCAGAACTGAATGGCAGGATCAACGCTGTCATTAATGATGCCTTTGGTGCAGCCACCTTCTGGGTAATTGCGGATATCACGAATCATACCTTCCGGGCGCAAAAGAACTACCACAATTTTGAGCTTGTGGAGAAGGATCCGAACTCCAGCAATATCATCGCCCGGATCTCGGGGAAAGCATGGGGCACCGGTTCTGATAGTATTACGCATTTTGAAAGGATCACCGGGCAGCGTTTTACGAATAATATCCATGTATTGCTGCATGTGGCGGTACAATATCACCCGGTGTATGGTTTACAGGTGAACGTGCTGGATGTAGACCCCAATTTTACACTGGGCATGCTGGAGCAGCAGCGCCAGGCTACACTGGAAAAACTGGTACAGGAAAACCAGCCTTTCATTCAACGTTCAGGCGATCGTTACATCACCCGGAATAACCAGCTGGCACTGCCGGTGGTTATTCAGAAGATAGCGGTGATCTCTTCCCGGACCTCTGCGGGGAACGAGGATTTTGCCCATACACTGCTGAACAATCCCTATCGTTACCAGTTTTCGCTGGATTACTATTATACAGTGGTACAGGGGGAAAGTAATGCCCGCCAGTTCTTTGATAAACTGCTGGAAGTGTTCAATTCCAAAATTGCCTACGATGCAGTGGTGATCATACGGGGCGGAGGGGCGCAAACGGATTTCCTGATCTTTGATAATTACGATATCGGCCGTGCGATTGCCAGGTTCCCTATTCCCGTTATTACCGGTATCGGGCATCAGAAGAATGAAACCATTGCAGACCTGATGGCGCATACGCCAACTAAAACCCCTACCAAGGCTGCGGAATTTATATTGGCACATAACAGGGAGTTTGAAGAGGGCTTATTGTCTTTTCAGCAGAATATTATCATCCGGTCCCAGCAGATCTTTTCATTCCATTTCCAGAACCTCTCGGCCATTCAGCAGGATACGATCGTAGCTGCCAAAACCATCCTGTTCAATCATCAGAATACATTGAATAATATTTCGGCGCAGGTGATATCTTCGCCGAGGGTTATTTTATATAACAGGCTGAGCGATATCGAGCATATTGTCAGCAATATCAAAACGTTCAAAACACTTTACCTCAAGAACCAATTGGGATACCTGGGGCATTATACTTCCCTGATAAAGATGATGGCGCCGGATAATATCCTAAAGAAAGGGTTCGCTATTCTGAAAACGAATGATAAGATCACAAGTGATCCGGATGATCTGAAGGTGGGGCAGGATGTGGAGATTATATTGATGGATACACAGATCACTTCTACTGTAAAACAAAAAACAAAGTACGATGGAAAAGACTTTAACATATGA
- a CDS encoding NAD(P)-dependent alcohol dehydrogenase, with protein sequence MSDVKGYAAQNATTPLAPWNFQRREVGPHDVQFDILYCGVCHSDIHQVRDEWGGSIFPMVPGHEIVGRVTKVGSAVKKFKVGDLAGVGCMVDSCRECESCKKGEEQYCENGNTGTYNSRERETKAPTYGGYSNLIVTDEDFVLRISEKLPLANVAPLLCAGITTYSPLRHWKVGKGHKVGVMGLGGLGHMAVKFAAAFGAEVTMLSTSADKEADAKALGAHKFVLTKDKEQVKGVRNYFDFIIDTVSAPHDYNMVQSMLKTNGVQICVGVPPTPMEIMGFSLIGKRRSVAGSMIGGIPETQEMLDYCAEHNIVSDVEVIDIKDINGAYDRMMKGDVRYRFVIDMATL encoded by the coding sequence ATGTCAGACGTAAAAGGATACGCAGCTCAAAACGCGACAACTCCGCTGGCACCCTGGAATTTCCAGCGCCGGGAAGTGGGGCCGCATGATGTACAGTTCGATATTTTGTACTGTGGTGTTTGCCACAGCGATATTCACCAGGTCCGTGATGAATGGGGTGGTTCCATTTTTCCAATGGTGCCGGGGCATGAGATCGTAGGCAGGGTCACCAAAGTGGGTAGCGCTGTTAAGAAATTTAAAGTGGGGGATCTGGCGGGTGTTGGTTGTATGGTAGACAGCTGCAGGGAATGTGAGAGCTGTAAAAAGGGAGAAGAACAGTATTGCGAAAACGGGAATACCGGCACTTATAATTCCCGCGAAAGGGAAACAAAGGCCCCCACCTATGGTGGTTATTCCAACCTGATTGTAACGGATGAAGACTTTGTGCTCCGTATCTCTGAAAAACTGCCATTGGCAAATGTAGCACCCTTGCTGTGTGCAGGCATTACCACTTATTCCCCGCTACGCCACTGGAAAGTAGGCAAGGGGCATAAAGTAGGGGTAATGGGGCTGGGTGGCCTCGGGCATATGGCCGTGAAGTTTGCCGCCGCTTTTGGAGCGGAAGTAACCATGCTGAGTACTTCCGCAGATAAGGAAGCGGATGCCAAAGCCCTCGGTGCGCATAAATTTGTACTCACAAAAGATAAGGAGCAGGTGAAAGGTGTGAGGAATTATTTCGACTTTATCATCGATACCGTATCTGCCCCGCACGATTACAACATGGTACAATCCATGCTCAAAACCAATGGTGTGCAGATCTGTGTAGGTGTACCTCCCACACCAATGGAGATCATGGGTTTTAGCCTGATCGGTAAAAGACGCAGTGTGGCGGGTTCTATGATCGGAGGGATTCCGGAAACACAGGAAATGCTGGACTATTGCGCAGAACACAACATTGTGTCCGATGTTGAAGTGATCGACATTAAGGATATCAATGGTGCATACGACAGGATGATGAAAGGAGATGTGCGGTACAGGTTTGTGATAGATATGGCTACGCTCTAG